The genomic segment gaatttgcacttagtgaaatgtctagttctgaaaaagcttgtgaaatgatgcaaaagttgaaggaatctttttatgaattgtttgatgagtataagcctccacttcaTAGTACTTGTAGTCAATCGAGTGTGTCAACACATGTTTCTATTGGTGAAccacaacaaaaaatgaaaaggcgAATGCAAGCTTTGTATAAAAAGCGTGAGTTGGAAATTTGTGGTGAGGATAAAACATCTGAGTTGGATAAATATCTAGCTGAGGCTAATGAAGAATTTGTcgaagattttgatattttattgtggTGGAAAGTGAACAGCCCTAGATTTCCCACTCTTTCAAAAATTGCCAGAGATGTGCTAGCTATACCGGTTTCTACGGTTGCTTCAGAGTCTGCATTTAGCACCGCGGGACGTGTGCTTGATCAATATAAGAgttctttaactcctaaaattgtacaagctcttgtgtgtactcaagattggattcgaagatcatcatcacaagaagacataaaaaaaattgaagaacaaatccaagagcttgacaagattgaaaatggtatgtttattgttttattttaatagtttcaattttttttatcatatcactcttacttatttaattgattcaatGTTTAGACATTTCTTGGAATGCATTAGAGCCTACCCTAGATTCATGAGCTTTCGTGAGTTGAAGGGTATGCTTACTACTATCTTattcttgttaatttataatctattcgtttgtttatattatttgattttttttaaatgtgtatatttctattatatgctaaatttttgctcatgttttttttttaggtttaatgcaAATGAAGATATTTTGTAGAGATGAAATGGATATAAATGGAGAATAGAAAAAAACTTACATGTCAATTATGTGTTAAttcaagacttatgtaatgtttttaattatgtagtgattcaaagacttatgtaataattttaattatgtagttATTTAAAGATTTATGTAATgcttttaattatgtagtgatttaaAGATTTATGTAATgcttttttaattatgtagtgatttaattcgggtaatttgggtaattttcgggtaattcgggtaatttaggtaattttcgggtaattcgggtaatttgggTAAATCGGGTAATTCGAGTAAATCGGGTAATTCGGGTAtttcgggtaatttttaaccaaaaatgaacaaaacatatttttcagttaattcggttaaccgaccttattaaccgaaaaaaatttcggttcggttaattatttttaaaaaaattcggttcggttaacggttaaaaaaatttgagaggtcggttaattcggttttcACAATTTCGGGCcggttaaccgactgaacacCCCTATTAATAGGTGAGTATATATATGCAGTCATGTACAAGTTACATGTTAACATAATCATACGAGATAATTCAATATTAAGTCACAATGCTTTCAGGAAATTCATGAATAATCTTCAAACAGTTTAATAACAAATCGTTTAACACTAGAGATATTATTCGATGAATGATATACAGATATGAGTACTTAGTTATCCATCCGAAACACGCCAAAAGCTCAAACGAGCCAATCTAACCGAAAATATGGATCTATTCGATACTAAAAACTAGTTAGCACTCTAATTAAAATGCATAAAacgtttattaaatttaaatacacATTCATTGagggataaaaaaatttaatacacaTTTTCCTTAATTATATTAggcataatatcaaatttagtcttcattatttttattttttattaatttgatctttatttttttaatctaaatttggCTCCAACATTTTAAAAAAGCCtattcatttttaatgaaaatgattattaaaatattaattattgacAATGTTTGTATGGCAGTTCACGTATATTTCGTACTGACATGAAACTATTTATCTCAACAAATAATCTAAAAACAatacaaatattcaaaaaaaattaagaattccaaaattccaaaaaataaaaataaaaagttcataaaaatatctaaaaattagCATAGAGTACATGTGAATTGTCATGCAAgctatcatatttaaaaatttaacttttagttAGCAATTCTATTGAAAAACTAATAATTTGAATCATTTTGAAAGATTAATGGTCAAATTCGATCTTTTTTAAAAGAGCAAggccaaatttaactaaaaaaataaacgtaaaattgacaaaatatccaaatgttgagagctaaatttgacattatacctTTATATTATCAGCTAAGGAAAGAACTATCCACCAATTAGCTTTCTCTTTTATTAGAAAAGATCTATCCACCTTCAATTTTACGGGGTGTGCATTTCGGTGCGGTTTTCgggttttgatattattattaagttaaacgaaattttaattgaagtaattataattttatttcctttaattttttcacataattatcttttttattcaatttattatgtCGTATCACttttaaatttacttttattttaaattcattataaaaatattaaaaattaaatcaaacactttttaataaactcaaaaattatttattttcttacatGGCCTTTCTcttgttataaatatatattaaacgaTAAAAACTAAAtgaatatcataaaaataaataaattatcaatttagatTTTAACTATTAATGGATATTGAGTTTAAGGGGTGGgggattcaaaagtaccaaattttaataactattcggatttaatatttaaattaattttaatattgggTATATAAAAAGTTAGGAGCTTATCGTCTATGACATTAATTGACATAAAAAACCTATCCTCCGCTTAACTTTCTTTTTAGAAGAGAAGATTAAAAAGCCTAACTAAATTTACGTGTCTCTAGATAATTGATTGAAGAATCAAAACAAATTCACAAAGATAAGCCCACCCTAAACCTACTATTCTGCTAGTTTACTTAAGTGCCATCGAAATTAACAAAACAGCCAGCAAAACAGGCCAAAGATGGAAGGGGTTGAGCACAGAATAGTTAAGGTGAATGGCATAAACATGCACGTTGCAGAGAAGGGGGCAAGGCCTGGTCATTCTTTTCGTCCATGCCTTCTCCGAGCTATGGTACCTTTGGCGTCACCAGATTGCTGCTTTGTCTTCCAAGGGTTACCGACCTGTGGCCCCTGACCTGAGGGGCTACGGTGACACGTATTCTCCGGATTCAGTCACCTGTTACACCTGTTTCCATATAGTGGGGGATTTAGTTGAGCTTTTAAACACCATCGCCCCTGACCAACAGGTGTTCGTGGTTGGCCATGATTGGGGAGCTATCATTGCTTGGTATTTGTGCTTGTTCAGGCCAGACAAAGTGAAAGCTGTGTTCAACCTCAGTATGCCCTTTACTCCACGTAATCCACAAATGAAGCCCACTGATGGGTGGAGAGCTATCTATGGGAATGATTATTACATATGCAGAATCCAGGTAAATCACATTTTTTCAGTGTCTTTTAAACCACAATTTGTAGTTCCCGGCAAGGCTTTCTATTCATTTTTTCCACAGTATCCTAAGAAATATGTTCAAAGATGGCAACAACAGCAGCTGCATGCAAGAAACCATGCAAAGTGCACGTTGCATGAAGAGAACCAGAAATCCAGCCGATGCATGCTTGTGTCCATGGTGTAATTCGACAGCAGCatgttttattttgttgacttttgATAGTTAATGCTTTAATCATTTTATGCTTTGGTCAGCTAAGGTTAATTGTGTGCTTAGCTGATTTTGTAGCTCTTTTAGGTTATTATTAAGTTGATGTAAACCTTTAGTTACTTGCACAAGcaagctttgttttctttctatgtATTTTTGTTCTATTTATGTATGTAACTATGCACTTATTCGGGTAATGAAGAAATCATCTTGTTCATTCAACCTTCTCTTGTTTTTTGCTTCGGTTTTATCTTTCAAACATCTCAACATTCATTTTAGTTGATTTTAAACTTCATTGCTGAGTTAAAAATCCAACAAAATACAACTGAAACACATTACAGGAACCTGGAGAAATAGAAGCTGAGTTTGCAGAGATGGGTACAGAGACCTAATGAAGGCATTGCTAACATACAGAGTTCCAGATCCATTAATGTTACCCAAAGGGAAACCATTCGGCCATTCAGCAAATACCCCAATTACATTGCCTTCTTGGTTATCAGAGGAAGAAGTTAATTACTATGTCACTAAGTTTAACAAAAGCGGCTTCACTGGTGTGATCAACTATTACCGTAACTTTGATCGGTATTTAATTCTTTTTCCAACTTTAAACACCCCCGTAATAGGTGCTTTTTACCTTCTGTCTCATGATTTAACCTTACATGTGTGTGTGTGCGCGCGCAGAAATTGGGAATTGATGGCACCATGGGGTGGTTGTGAGGTAAAGGTTGCTGCCAAGTTCGTAGTGGGTGATGTGGACCGGTTTACTATATGCCCGGCTTGAAAGAACACATTCACAATGGTTGATATTCAAGAAAGATGTGCCAATGTTGGAAGAAGTAGTGGTAATGGAAGGAGTTGGGCACTTCATCCATATGGAAAAACCCGACGAGATTAACAACCTCATTTATGACTTCTTCCATCAGTTTgattaatattttgttttaaatcctTGTCTGTTCCATCTATATTTGTGTAATAAAATTTGGGTAGCTTAAGGACCTTAATCATCTGTGCATGAATCCAGCTGATTTCGGGAACTGATATTTGATCTTTCCAATCCCCCGACATCCTTCCCCGAATGTTTTTAGATATGTAATTGAATTATTTGTGTTTAGCAAATATTTGTATACGAGATTTATAGCTTCTTTTCTTGAGACTAACAATGATAGTATTAAGTACAAGTTTCTAGAGAAGGATgcacaaatttatttatttatttatttttttgatatactATCAATTTGTTGCTATTGATCTATCAAAATTAAGATAGttaataagatttttttaaaaagataatgtaTAAGATAGTTAAATCACATAGTTAAAGAGGACGAAGacagaaaattatttttaagggaaTTAgagataaattataaattttaggtaggattaaagtgtaattttatcattatattaatttataatttcataaattttaaattgactaagaaatatatttaccattttttaaagggCAAGGCTATTACATGGAGgagaaaagattgtatgaaactgtaatTCCATATCATCCCTATTCCTTTTCAACAGGAGAATGACAATTCAAATTTTTCCTCCTGATTTTCGGCCTTTCCCTCCTAAAAAAAgttaaatccaactaaaaatatGCTAAAACTCAAGAGTAAAAAGTTGActtgtcattctcctattggaAAGTGATAAGGATGATTTGGAATTATAGCTTCTTACAATCCCTTCTCTACatcaaaaatatattaaactaataaAGTTCAGAAGATGACTTAAACTTATCTAttaaatcaacaaatttaaaagaaaatttgaaaagtcTTAAAAGCTAAAAAATGCAATAATGTCTAAAATAATCATTTCCCAAACTTCCCATTCCCATGTTCACAACATAAAGCCAAAACATGTTCACTTGCTAATGGTCTTGGTTAGCACATCAAGCCACCTAAGAGATATCCCTCCGCTCACTACCAACTGGCCAATTACCAGAAGATTGATGGTTCGGAAGGCCAGATTCCAACCAACCTTTCGTCTTCCTCGGAAGGATTCTTGTCAACCATCCCTATAAGGTTACTACCCGCTTTCTACAGAAGGTTTTCGCCTATCCCTTCCTAAGGAACACCTGCTCTTCTGTTCAGAATGTGACTTTTAGGTTTACAAACTCACAATTCAAAAGGAATGACAAAATGCGTCTCATTACAAACATATTTCCCATCCATCCCACAATGATGGTGTGATAGCAAGTTCACCGCATTAGCATCACCAAACACAAAACCTCCTTTATATACCTCCTCTAGCACGCACGTGAGATGAAGGAGGGATTGGCTCTTATTGCCCTCAGCATCCATATTTGTGTCCTCAAGATCCTCACTCACATACGTTCTCTGGCTCTCCGTCCTATCTGGGTGAACTAGCCTTCATCAGCACCAACGTACCCTCCTTCATGTTTCCTCCCTTATTGATACCTAACATCAACAAGGAACAAACTCAAAATCATGAAAATTGGATTACTGTAATGTCtttcatataaaaaaacataattcgacaacatatttttgcaaaacatattttatatatacaccgaaacatatttcataatcatatgatgaaatttaaatatagaaaaataataatatttagataGTTCAACCATACATGtttcaaattttaatactactagcatttttaacttgattttcataaaatatggtcaaaaatatcatatatcacataaataacataaaaatattttaaaattaaaatttttaaaaaatatggagTCACTTACTCACGCAAATCTCCTGATGTTCTAAACTAAAGTTAAAAATTAGAATTCaaacaataaattaaaagtttaaaatgtaCAAATTTCTATATTAACCTGAGTCATGTAACTATAAATTTCCGCAAGTCATTTGCCTCCGACAGAATTTATGCATCCACATTCATCTTGGCATTCCTTTAGAGCTTGTTTGGTTGGGGGGAATCGGTATGCATTCCCCCTATTACCTGGGCCCACCACCAAACAAACGTTTCGTTGGGTGTAATCGTATTACACCCCTATTCCCTTCCGTGCCTATTACTGGATATTGGCTGTAATAGCCATTCTGAGTTTGAAGCGGCGATTAGGGATTCCCAACCAATTCCCAATTTTATTTTTCCTGTTCTGCCCTCATTCTCTCACGACGTTTCCCAATTTTTTCCCTTCCAGATTTCTACTTCTTCTCCTGGTACGGTACGCTTCTTTTCCTCtcacatttcttttcttttctccattttcttttctccagatttctacttcttcttccaaattttttccttgtttttctcttcttttcttttctgtaaaattgattttgattttgttttgcttttgcttttgcttgTGCTCAAATCTAgaatatttgtttttcttctccTAATTTTGATTCGTTTCTAGCGTTTTCCATTCGGCTTTTCTTTGTATTGCATGTTAGatgaaaattttttcattcatcATGTTCTATTATTTGTTTATTCTATTGCATGTTTGTCTGATTCTATTGGTTTCCTTTGTTGTGCTTTGCTGTGAGAGTGAGTGAGTGTTTGCTGGTCAATCTGCAGAATGTGATTTTAATATAGGGGGAAATACAGTGAACGTGCTCATCTTTGTCTTTCGAGTCTGAAACTAAAACAACACTCTCACGCTttgaagatttttatttttttatgtgatggatttttatttttattttagtaaaatagcTAGTTGATGCTACTTTTTTGTAATCTTCAGGTAATATCAATTCCATTGTTGTCATGTTTCCCCCATATAGCAATGCTTTCAGGGGTAGTCCTGCATTTGGTGATAAATTGTGCAGCCATATTAAGAAACACTCTATCTGTAAGTGAATCTAAATCCTAAATATGTACAAATACATGGAGAAGTTTCTGGTTATGAACTCCAGGTTCTGAATCCAATGAATACACTGAAATGAATCAGACACGTTTCTTTTAAactgtttttctttctttgttcttttCGGTTGAAACCGTCTGATTTATGGGGAAAATTCATTGGTATCGTGTAGGTTTCACTTGTTACTGGATTATTCATATTGCTGAACAATGCAGTGGTAATGTTTTCTGCCCATATTTTGggaaatatttcattttaaatctaTGTTGAacccttcatttttcttttcagaCATGGGGGTGGACATACAACCCTCCAAATACATAGAAACACTGAGAAAAACAATTGTATTAATTGACTTTGATTGTATATACATGAATTATCATTCCTCTCTCTGGCTTCAACATTGTTTGtttattctttttcttgtttCAGCCTCAAAGTCAGAGAGGGGCTGCTAATGCCATTTCAATAACTGCAATGTCTATTTTCAAAGCACTTGGTCCAGCAAGAGGAGGAGCGTTGTAAGTatcttttttctttccattttctgtATGTATTTTAGCTTTTTATATATGAATCACACTAGTCTATTTGAGCAGCAAAATCTGCACAGTTCAGCActttcaatttttacaaactgACAATGCTTTTGTGCCACAATGTCGTCGACATATTCGAGATTTTGATGGAGAGGTCTTAGTTTACATTGTTGATAAAACGttgaacttaattaattcttaaatttcaaaggTCTTGAAGGGCCAAATGTGAGGGCTTCTTATTATGGTTGATTATATTGTTAAAATGAAATCTATAGAACCTGAACTAGGTCAAGTTGATGCATGTGGTCACCCTTAAAAAGTAATGCAGTAGATTTAGTGTTCGATTCCTAGAATGTGTAACATCTTCCCTTAACCTCAAGCCGCAACCTTTTTTATACCCCTTGCTTAGAGAGACAAAACCAAAGATTAATTCAATCTTAAATTTAGCAAATGTTTGTTTTCTTCCTAGCCAATTTATATACCAGAACTACTATTTTCTTTTGACTCAATAAGGGTCTTATCAACCTTTTTTCGTTCATGAAAATGTAGATTTTCTTGGGCACAAGAGCGACAAGTTGCCTCTTTTCTTCCAGGTTTGTAGTTGAATCCTAATAATACAGCTTCAAAATAGGCTCGGATCGATTTACTATTTATACGTGTGGGTATTTAATACAAGACATTTCTTTGATTTTTGGATTTTGGAAAC from the Gossypium hirsutum isolate 1008001.06 chromosome D09, Gossypium_hirsutum_v2.1, whole genome shotgun sequence genome contains:
- the LOC107891472 gene encoding probable peptide/nitrate transporter At3g43790 isoform X2, whose amino-acid sequence is MLSGVVLHLVINCAAILRNTLSPQSQRGAANAISITAMSIFKALGPARGGALFSWAQERQVASFLPGDQMVFFALIVVQFIGLLLTFKPFLAEPYQRE
- the LOC107891472 gene encoding probable peptide/nitrate transporter At3g43790 isoform X1; this translates as MLSGVVLHLVINCAAILRNTLSVSLVTGLFILLNNAVPQSQRGAANAISITAMSIFKALGPARGGALFSWAQERQVASFLPGDQMVFFALIVVQFIGLLLTFKPFLAEPYQRE